The Diospyros lotus cultivar Yz01 chromosome 15, ASM1463336v1, whole genome shotgun sequence genome has a window encoding:
- the LOC127791594 gene encoding uncharacterized protein LOC127791594 has translation MEKPLPRKFKMPQINPYSSKDDPYDHMQNYESLMMLHGWDDEIMCRAFPLTLTGHAWAWFNGLPETSISSFRQLKTEFIKAFIINSRRKKDAAYLLSIWQGHKETLRHYVDRFRNATLEICNLPIEMAVSAMFQGTRLPPLQESLSLDPPKSLAYLFVRANKCILHTEMMRTIGGNEDEERKIKERDNEEGLNQRKERTKRSDTVRPQFHHYTRLNQPRSTILAAVKGSGLLQLPKKPDRPMGRNQEEYCRYHRIRGHSTDQCRELKNQIEALIREGHLQRYVRTEGRNDRDRQRMEERPEGQDRRNLLQNEDRIMAPLDNKPTHQAIHVISEGETLAGNTSSRKAYARQAYQVNSVMEAREDEEPITFTPADRGDIILPHNDPMVISAIVAKHPVSRILVDSGSSVNLIYWNCFEQMRMSPDRLKRVSSPLYNFTGEAVPVAGSV, from the coding sequence ATGGAGAAACCTTTGCCGAGAAAGTTCAAAATGCCCCAGATAAACCCTTATTCAAGCAAAGacgatccctatgatcacatgCAAAATTACGAATCTTTAATGATGCTTCATGGATGGGACGATGAGATAATGTGTAGGGCATTCCCCTTAACCTTAACTGGGCACGCTTGGGCCTGGTTTAATGGTTTACCCGAAACATCCATTTCTTCATTCAGACAGTTAAAAACAGAGTTCATAAAGGCATTCATTATTAATAGTCGAAGGAAGAAAGACGCagcgtaccttcttagcatttGGCAAGGGCATAAGGAAACCCTACGTCACTATGTGGACAGATTTCGGAATGCCACGCTTGAGATTTGCAATTTGCCTATAGAAATGGCTGTGTCCGCTATGTTCCAAGGAACACGACTACCCCCTTTGCAAGAATCATTGTCTCTAGACCCGCCGAAGTCTTTAGCATACCTGTTCGTCAGAGCCAATAAGTGCATACTCCACACAGAAATGATGAGAACAATAGGGggaaatgaagatgaagaaaggaaaataaaagagcGAGATAATGAAGAAGGATTGAATCAGCGAAAAGAACGAACCAAGAGGTCAGATACGGTTAGACCACAATTCCATCATTACACTAGGCTCAATCAACCCCGATCAACTATACTGGCAGCAGTAAAGGGGTCGGGCCTTCTCCAGCTTCCGAAAAAGCCAGACCGTCCCATGgggagaaatcaagaagaataCTGCAGATATCACCGGATTCGAGGGCACTCCACTGACCAGTGTAGGGAGTTAAAAAACCAGATTGAAGCACTCATTCGGGAAGGGCACTTGCAAAGGTATGTAAGGACTGAAGGAAGAAATGACCGAGATCGTCAGAGAATGGAAGAAAGACCCGAGGGTCAAGATAGACGAAATTTGCTGCAGAATGAAGACAGAATTATGGCCCCCCTCGACAATAAGCCGACACATCAAGCCATTCATGTCATCTCTGAGGGCGAGACTCTAGCTGGGAATACTTCTTCTCGAAAAGCCTACGCTCGTCAGGCCTACCAGGTCAATTCAGTGATGGAGGCAAGAGAAGACGAGGAGCCCATCACATTCACCCCTGCTGATAggggtgatataatactcccgcaTAACGATCCAATGGTAATTTCTGCAATTGTCGCCAAACACCCTGTCAGTAGAATCTTGGTGGATAGCGGCAGCTCTGTTAATCTGATCTATTGGAATTGTTTCGAGCAAATGCGTATGTCCCCTGACCGATTGAAAAGAGTGTCATCTCCCTTGTACAACTTCACTGGGGAAGCTGTCCCAGTGGCGGGATCTGTTTAA